CCGACGGGACCGGGCTCATCACCTGGAACTTTCCGGGGAAGGAGTTTGGCGTGCCGTCCGTGAAGAGCACCACGATGCGCAGCCCCGACTGGCTGCCATACGGGACGGCGCGGAGCTGATCCCAGGCCTCATAGAGGGCCTCCGCCGTCGCAGTCTCTCCGTTCGCCTTCGTGGCCGCGATGTCGGCGTCGATCTGAGCAGGAACGAAGCCGCGCGCGGAACCCATGGGCTCCGCAAGCGTGGTGCCAGAGGAGAACGTGATCAGCGCGATCCGATCGGCCTCCGGATCGAATTTGCCCACGAACTCCATCGCCGCTGCCTGCACGGCGGGGAAGGCCCCCAACAACGACCCCGACCGGTCGATGACGAAGGACATGTCGACCAGCCGCCGCGTGGCCGTCGCGTCGGCCGACACCGTGAGGGTGTCGAACTTGGCCATGCGCATGAAGGTCGTCGGCAGCGTGGCGGTCGAGGACACCGTGATGATGTGGGAGCCGTCCGAGCCGATATCGAACTTCAGCCCGGGCGGGTTCCGCAGGGAGCTCACACCGAGGAAGCCCGGCGGGAAGTTCGCGTTGAAGATGTTGTTGGCGACGGCCGTCGCCGTCGCGGAGTCCGCGGTGATGTTCCGGGCCGCCGCCAGGGCGGCGGCATCCACGGCCTTCGCGAGGGCGACCCGCACGAGGTATCCGCGGCCGAGATCGATGGCCAGCCCCGTGCACAGCAGGATCGGCACCAGGAAGATGCCCACGTACACCAGGGCTATGCCCTTCTCCCTCGCGTCATCCACCCTCTCGATGGTCATCCGATTGTCACCTCGTGCGCACCCGCGCGTGGCCCTCAGAAGTACGCGACCGAGTAGAGGCTGTTGGGGAGCTGGACGCCCGCGAGCGGCGTGATGTCGCGTCGCTTGAGGTAGATCTCGGCCACGTACACCGACTGGCCCTGGCGGATGGTCAGGCTGTTCGGGAGCGGGGCCCTCGCCCGTATGCTGCTGTCACGAAGATCCTTTGCAGTGTAGGTCGGACCTGCACCGTACGAGGACGGCGGGGGCTCCCCGAGCACGCTCGCGCCGGTCAGCGTCCCCGCGACGTGCCGCTGGGTGATGATGGGGTCCCCCGCGGTCGGCCCTCCCGGCGGACCCAGCTCGACGACCGAGAGGATGAGCTTCGTGTCGGCGTCGAAGTCGGGGCGGGCCGAGCGGATCGCGGACTCGACGACGTCGAGGCTCTTCTCCCTCAGGGCGAGATTCGCTCCCTCTCGTGCGAGATTGATGGCGACGTACTGCTGGTAGATCAGGTATCCCACCTGGAAGATCCCGAGGATCAGGACGATCAGGAGAGAGATCGTGATGCCGAACTCGGCGAGCGTCTGGCCACGCGAGCGTCCCTTCGCCTCTCGCGTCCGCTCCGGGCCCGTGAGCGATGGTCTCCTCGACATGGAATCCCCCAGTCCTCACGAGGCGGGATAGGGCTCGTTCCTCATCGTGGCAGAGACGGCCAGGTTGATGACGCCCCCCTTGCCGACGAGCGGCCACAGCATCGGCGAGATCAGCCGGTACGGATGCGTGACCGTGACCCGGATGACGTCGTTGGGGCCGCCCGTGCCCGGCGTGTCGTGCGTGACATCGCGGAAGTCGAACTCGCTGTCGACGATCTTGAGCCCGGGCGTCGCATTGCGCATGCTGCGCATGATCGAGTCCTTGTTTCTGGTCGGGTTGGAGGCGGTGTTCGCCTGCTGTCCCGTCACCGCGGACCGCGTCGCTTCGGTGACCCCGTTCTGGAGGGTCATGTAGGCGAAGAAGAGCATCCCCGCGTCGATCACCGAGAACGTGAGCAGCAGAAGGAGCACGATGCCGATGGCCGTCTCGATGAGGGCCTGGCCAGGCGCCGGTCGCGGGGAGCCGGCGCGACGCGGTCGCCGGGTGCTCGTCGGGCGAGCGGAGGGCTGTGGGTCGTGGTTGCGCACGGTGTCCGTGGGCACGGTGCAAGTGCCATGCCCTCTGGGGGGGGCGGACGCGGCTCGGTAGCCGCGTGCAGCACGGACGCCGCGCCGGCCCGGGGCTAGGGCCTCGAGTTCACGTGTTCACGTGCGCTGTGCCCGCGGGTTCCCATCCCGTCGAGGGCGCGGGGCTACCGCCGTGTGAGCCAGTAGCGCTGGAACTCGGGCAGGAAGGTGAGCGTCTCCAGGGACCGCATCCGGTCGAGGTACACCTTCCCGTCCAGGTGGTCGCACTCGTGCTGCACCACGCGGGCGTGGAAGCCCTCGGCCGTGAAGCGGACCGCCTTGCCGTCGCGCCCGTAGCCCTCGACCCGCACGCGCGTGAAGCGCGGCACCTTGCCGCGCAGGTCGGGCACGCTGAGACAGCCCTCCCAGTCCTCCTCCTGGTCCTGCGTGAGCGGGGTCAGCCTGGGGTTGATGAGGACGGTGGGCGGGACCGGCTCCGCATCGGGGTAGCGCGGGTTCGACTCGACGCCGTAGATGACGATGCGGCGCGAGACGTGCACCTGGGGCGCGGCGAGGCCCGCGCCGTCGTGGTCGCCCATGGTCTCGAACATGTCGTCGATCAGGCGCTGGATCTCGGGCGCGCCGATCGCCTCGGGAGAGACCGGCTCGGCCACCTGCCGGAGGATGGGGTGGCCCAGCCGCGCCACCTTGAGGACCGCCATCCCTCCTCGTGTCGCAGATCGGCGCGGGAGCTGCAAACGCGAGTTTGCGAGCCCGTGAGCGCGCCGCTACGATCGCCGCACGCCGCTCCCCACCGCATCCGTCGCGGACGCGCTGCTCGCGGCCGCCTGGGCTCTGCTCGTGCTCGACGGCGTCTGGCAGACCCGCCGCGAGCACGCGGCGCGCGCGCGGCTCGGGCCGGTCGTGCTGCGCTCCTGGCAGCCGTCGGTGGCGGCCGGCCTGGCGGTGCTGGTGACCACGCTCGCGGGCGCCGCGGTGCTCGAGCGGGCGCTCGGGCGCTTCGCGTTCCGGCCCGGCGCCGCGCTCCTCGGCCTCATGCTCGCGAGCGCCGGCGTCGTCCTGCACGGCTGGGCACGGCGGACGCTCGGGCCGATGTGGTCGGGCGTGGTCCAGGTGCGCGCGCAGCACGTGCTCGTCGAGCGCGGGCCGTACCGCCTCGTGCGCCACCCGATCTACCTGGCCGGCCTCCTGCTCGCCGCCGGCTCGTTCCTCGCGCATCCGTCGCCCGCGAGCGCGTGCCTCGGGGGCGGCTTCGCCGCCGGCGTGGTGCTGAAGGCGTGGCTCGAGGAGCACGCGCTGCGCGGCGTGCTCGGGGAGGAGTACACGCGCTACGCGGCGCGCGTGCCGGCGCTGATTCCGTGGCCGCGCGCGCCCCGCCACCTGCGCCGAGCGGTCAGCGGCACGCCGCGATGAGCCGGCGCCAGAGCTCGTCGTCCGTGCCCGGCCGGACCGGCGCGTAGAACCCGAGGCGGTCGATCACGCCGCCGTACTTCTTCTTGAGCAGCCCGGGGATCTCGTCGTAGGTGCCCTCGACGGCGTAGACCTCCAGCATCTCGTCGGTGATGAGCGAGGCCATGCCGGCCCAATCGCCCTGCGCGGCCTTCTCGTTCAGGCGGTAGCAGGTCTCGCCCCAGCCGTGCGCCTCGAGGACGCCGATGTACGTGCGGGTCGAGGCGTAGAAGGAGATCTGCTGGCGCACCGGCGCCCGCGCCCGCTCGATCTCGTCGCGGCTCTTGCCGGCGATGACGAACGCGGTGGTGGCGAGCGCCACCTGCTCGCTCCTGCGGCTCGCCTTCTCGAGTCCGGCCTCGACGTTCGGCAGCACGCTCTCGCGGATGAACTTCATCGAGTGGAAGGGATGGATGTGGAAGCCGTCGGCCAGCTCGCCGGCGAGCCTGCACACGTAGGGGTTCAGGCCCGCGATGTAGAGCTGGGGCAGCGGGCAGTCGAGCGGCGCGGGGCTGAAGAAGGGCGTCATCAGGCTGAACCGGTAGTACTTGCCCTCGAACCCGGGCCGCGTCCCGTGCTGCCACACGTCCCAGATGTGGCGGATCAGCTGGATCATCTCGCGCAGCCGCGGCCCCGGCGCCAGCCACGGCGTCGAGTAGCGGCGCTCGTTGTGCCCCTTCACCTGCGTGCCGAGCCCGAGGACGAAGCGGCCGCGCGAGGCGGCCTGCAGGTCCCAGGCGACCTGGGCGTGGACGAGCGGGCTGCGCGGGAAGGCGACCGCGATGTTGGTGCCGATCGTGATGCGCTCGGTCGCCGTCGCGGCGAACGCCGCGGGCAGGTACGGGTCGTGCCCCGCTTCCGCCGTCCACAGGCCGTCGTAGCCGAGCCGCTCGACGTGCGCCGCGAGCCGGGCCGCGTCGCGCAGGTCGGTCGTCATGAGGCCGCCGTCGATCTTCATGGCCGCCCCCTAGTCAAGTCGCGAGCGTCCGGTCAAGTACGCCCACGTGATCAGCCGAGCCGGAAGGGCAGGTAGATGAGGGCGGACATCGCCGCCGTGCACGGGATGGTCAGGATCCACGCCAGCACCACGCTCTGCGCCACGCCCCAGCGCACGGCCGAGAAGCGCCGCGTGCTGCCGACGCCGACGATCGCGCCCGTGATGGTGTGCGTCGTGCTCACCGGGATGCCGAAGGTGGCCGAGCCGAGCAGCGCGATGGCGCCCGCCGTCTCGGCGCAGAAGCCGCCGACCGGCTGGAGCGCCGTCAGCCGCATGCCCATGGTGCGCACGATCCGCCAGCCGCCGAACGCCGTGCCGAGCGCGATCGCCGCGTGGCAGATCAGGATGACCCAGAACGGCACGTAGAACTTCTCGCCCAGGTAGCCCGAGGTGAAGAGGAGCACGGCGATGATGCCCATCGTCTTCTGCGCGTCGTTGGTGCCGTGCCCGAGGCTGTAGCCGGCGGCCGAGACGAGCTGGAGCCGCCGGAAGGCGCGATCGATCGTGGCCGGCGTGGCCCGATAGACGAGGCGGATGATGACCAGCATGAAGAGCGCGCCCAGGAGGAAGCCGACGAGCGGGGAGACGACGATGAAGACGACGACCTTCACCAGCCCCGCCGGCAGCAGCACCCCGAAGCCGGCCTTCGCGATCCCGGCGCCGGCGAGGCCCGCGATGAGCGCGTGCGAGGAGCTGCTCGGGAGCCCGTAGCGCCAGGTGATCAGATCCCAGAGGAAGGCGCCCACGAGCGCCGCGAAGATGACCGCGTGGTCCACCACCTCGGGGGAGACGATCCCCCTCCCCACCGTGGTCGCCACCGCCACCCCGAAGCCGAAGGCCGCCACGAAGTTGAAGAACGCCGCCCACGCCACCGCCGCACGCGGCGTGAGCACCCGGGTCGAGACGATGGTGGCGATCGAGTTGGCCGCGTCGTGGAAGCCGTTCATGAAGTCGAAGGCCAGCGCGACGAGGATGAGGAGGACGAGGACGAGCATGCCGGTGAGCGAAGGCCGGCGCGCCGCTCAGGCGTACTCGAGTGCCACGCCTTCGATCACGTTGGCGACGTCCTCGCAGCGATCGATCGCGTTCTCCAGGTAGTCGTAGATCTCCTTCCACTTGACGACGTGGATGGGATCGGCGCCCTCGCGGAAGAGGCGGGCGACCGCGCGCCGCAGGAGCTGGTCGCCCAGGTTCTCGAGGCGGTTGATCTCCGTGCAGTGGGCGAGGAGGCGCGGCCGGTCTTTCAGGTCGCGCAGCGTGCCCACGGCCGCTCCCATCTCCACGACCGCCTTCTTCAGCACCTCTGCCAGCTCGCGCGCCTCGGGCTCCATGGTGCGGATGCCGTAGAGCGCGATGCGCTCGGCCGAGGCCTCGATCAGGTCGAGGACGTCGTCCATGCGCGAGATGAGCTCGTGGATGTCGCCGCGGTCGATGGGCGTGATGAAGGTCTGGTGCAGGCGCTCGATCACCGTGTGGGTGATCTCGTCCCCCTGGTGCTCGACGGCCTTCACCCGGACCGCCTGCTGCTCGGGATCGGCGCCGTCGTGGAGCACGGCGGCCAGGAGCTCCGCCGCCTCGCGCGCGCGCTCGGCGTGCTGCTCGAAGAGGTCGAAGAACTGCTCGCCCCCGCTCGCCGGAAGGAGGCGCGCGAAGAACCCCTTGTGCGGCGCCGTCGCCATGCTCGAGTCCGGCCCATAGCACGGCGACCTCGGCTGCTCCAGCGGGGTCAGCGCCCACCGAGCGCCGCCCGCAGCCGGCGCGTCTGGGCGGGCGAGAGCGCGGGGGGCGGGTAGTGGCTGTCGAGCCCCTCGAGCGCGGCGACCAGCGCCGACGCGACCGCCAGGTTGCGATACCACCGGTGGTCGGCCGGGATCACGTACCAGGGCGCGGGCCGCGTGCTGCAGCGCGTGAGGAGCTTCTCGTAGGCCGTCACGTACCGGTCCCAGAGCGCCCGCTCCTTCAAATCGCCCGCCGAGAACTTCCAGTACTTGCCCGGGTCGGCCAGGCGCTCGAGGAGCCGGCGGCGCTGCTCGCCCTTGCTGATGTGGAGGAAGAACTTCAGGATGAGGGTGCCGTTCTCGGCGAGGATGCGCTCGAAGCCGTTGATCTGATCGTAGCGCTGGCGCACGACCGCGCGCGGCACGGTGCGATGCACGCGCGGCACCAGCACGTCCTCGTAGTGCGAGCGGTTGAAGATCGTGATGTGCCCGCGCCGCGGGGCGGCGCGGTGCGCGCGCCAGAGGAAGTCGTGCGCGGCCTCCTCCTCGGTCGGCACCTTGAAGGGGACGACCTCGCAGCCGCTCGGGTTGACGCCGTTCATGACGTGCTTGACGGTGCCGTCCTTGCCCGACGTGTCCATGCCCTGGAGCACGACCAGCACCGCGTGGCGGCGTTCGGCGTAGAGTACGTCCTGGAGCTTCGCGAGCCGCGCGATGTCGCGCCCGAGCTTGGCGCGCGCCGCGCCCTCGTCGGCGTGCTTGCCGGTGTCGGCGGGGTCGATCCGATCGAGCCGGACGCGGGTGCGGGGCGGGACGCGATGATGGGCCATGGCGGCGGGCTATATCCGCCTGCCGTTCAGTCGGGCAACTGTGCACGGGTCGCGCATCCTGTTATGAGGGCGTGACACCGGGGTTACGGCTCGATGACGAGCGGCCATCTGCGGGCGCATCCGATGACAGACGGGACGAGGCTCGCTAGAGTGTCGTCCGTGCGGCTCGCGGCGATCGACGTCGGCTCGAACTCCGTCCACCTCGTGGTCGCTGACGTGAGCGCCGACGGGCGCGTCGAGGTCGTCGACCGGGTGAAGGAGATGGTGCGCCTGGGGCGCCGCACCTTCACCACCGGCCGGCTCCCGCGCGCGGCGATGGATCTGGCCGTGGGCGCGGTGAAGACCTTCGCGCGCCTCGCGCGCGCGCGGCGCGTGGTGCGCGTGCGCGCGGTGGCCACCAGCGCGGTGCGCGAGGCGCGCAACGGTCTCACGTTCGTGCGCCGCCTGCGCCGCGAGACCGGGCTGCCCGTCAAGGTCATCACCGGGGCCGAGGAGGCGCGCCTCATCTTCCGCGCCGCGCAGCACGCGCTCGGGCTCCACGGCGGCCCCCATCTCCTCCTCGACCTGGGCGGGGGGAGCGTCGAGCTCGTGCTCGTGCACGAGGGCCGCCCGCTCTGGTTGCGCAGCCTGCCGCTCGGCGCCGCCCGCCTGACGGAGCGCTTCCTCGCCGGCGACTCGCCCACCGCGCGCCAGGTCGAGCGCCTGGAGAAGCACCTCAAGCGCGAGCTGGGCCCGCTCCTCACGTCGGCCCGCCACGCCGGCGTGGCGCGCGTGATCGGCACCTCGGGGACCGTGAACACGCTGGTCGCGATGGCGGCGGGCGCGCGCGGGCAGGATCCGGCGCGGCTCCACGGCGCCCACGCGACGGCGCGCGAGGTCACCCGCGTCCGCCGGCGCGTGCTCGCGCTCCCGGCCGGCCGCCGGGCGGAGCTCCCCGGTATGGACGCAAAGCGCGTCGACCTCATGCCAGCGGCGGCGGTTCTCGTGGACCTCGTGCTTGCCCGCACGGGCGCGCCGCAGCTGATGGCGTGCGCTTGGGCCCTGCGCGAGGGCGTGCTGCTCGACCTGGCCGGCGTGCGCCGGGATCCGATGGCGGGGGCGGAGTACGACCGCCAGCGCGCCGTGGAGGCCCTGGCGGCGCGCTTCGTGGGGGCGAATGCGCACGGCCGCCACGTGGCGCGCCTCGCGCTGGCGCTCTTCGACGGCACGGCCGCGGCGCTCGGTCTGCCCGCGACGGCACGCGAGCTCCTCCACCATGCCGCCCTCCTCCACGACATCGGGCACGCGATCGAGCACAACCGCCACCATCACCACTCGTGCTATCTCATCCGCAACGCGGAGCTCGTCGCCTTCGACCCGCTCGAGATCGAGATCATGGCGCAGGTGGCGCGCGGCCATCGCAAGCAGATCCCGAAGCTCGCCGACCCGGAGCTGCGGGTGCTGCCCGGCGCGGCGCGGCGGGTGGTACGCGCCCTCGCCGCGCTGCTGCGGACGGCCGACGCGCTCGACCGCACGCAATTCGGGGTGGTCCGGCGGCTCGCTGTCACGCTCTCGCGCGCCCGCCTGGTGATCGAGGTCGAGGCGGACGGCGACGAGGCCGAGCTCGACCTGTGGGCGGCCGACCGCCGGGCGGAGCTGCTCGGGCGGCTGCTCGACCGGCCGGTGGTGCTGCGCCGCACGCGCCGTGGCGCAGCGGCGCTCCCCCAGCTGCGCGCGAGCGGAGCGTCATGAGCGTGGGTGGCCGCGCGAGCGCCCTCACCGAGCCGCATCCCTACCCGGGCCGGCTCATCACGGTGGAGGGGATCGACGGCTCGGGGAAGTCGACCCAGCTCCTCCTCCTCGACCGCTGGCTCAGCGCGCGCGGCTTCCCCGTCCGCTTCACCGAGTGGAATTCTTCGCGTCTCGTCCGGCGGGCCATGAGGCGAGGCAAGAAGAAGGACCTGCTCACGCCGACTACCTTCAGCCTCCTGCACGCGGTCGACTTCGCCGACCGCCTCACCTACCAGATCGTCCCGCCGCTCAAGGCGGGCATGATCGTGCTCGCCGACCGCTACGTCTACACCGCCTTCAGCCGCGACGTGGCGCGCGGCGTCCATCCGGCATGGGTGCGCGCGGTCTACAGCTTCGCGCCCCGGCCGGACCTCGCGCTCTACTTCCGGGTGCCGATCGAGGTCTCGCTCGACCGCCTGCTCGGCGGGCGGGCGAAGCTCAAGTACCACGAGGCCGGCATGGACCTCGGCCTGGCGCCCGAGCCGGTGCAGAGCTTCCGCCTCTTCCAGAGCCGCGTCCTCGACATCTACGATCGCCTGGCGGAGGAGTTCGAGCTGCGCGTGATCGACGCGACGGGCGACATCCCGACCCAGCAGAAGGTGGTCCGGCGCATGGTCCAGGAGGTGCTGCGCGGCTACGCGCGCCCGCCGGCGGTCGAGAGGGCCAATGGCGCGCGGGGCTAGGCGCGGCAGGCGGTGGTACGGCGACGGCCTCCCCTACCTCAAGACGGGGCCGCTGCCCGGACACCTGATCGTCATCGAGGGCACGGACGGGGTCGGGCGCTCGACGCAGATCGAGCTCCTGCGCCCCTGGCTCGAGCTCGAGGGCTGGGCGGTGAGCAACACGGGCTGGACCCGCTCGCCGCTGCTCTCCGACACCATCAACGAGGCCAAGGCCGGCCACGAGCTGACCGTCGTCACCTTCAGCCTGCTCTACGCCGCCGACTTCGCCGATCGCCTCGAGCACCAGATCATCCCCGCGCTGCGCGCCGGCTTCATCGTGATCGCGGACCGCTACATGTACAACGCCTTCGCGCGCAACACGGTGATGGGGGCCGACCCGCACTGGACCCGCCAGCTCTTCGGGTGCGCGCTCATGCCCGACCTGGTCCTCTACCTCGAGATCGACGTCGACGGCCTCCTGCCGCGTGTCGTGCAGGGCAAGGGCATGGACTACTGGGAGTCCGGCATGCACCTGGCGCTCGGCAACGACATCTTCGAGTCCTTCCAGCGCTACCAGCGGCGCCTCATCGAGGAGTACAACGTGCTCGCCAGGGAGTTCGACTTCGTGACCGTCGATGCGCGCCGATCGATCGACGCCATCCAGGGCGAGCTGCGCGAGCACGTGGTCGCCTACCTCGCCGGGGCACGCCGCGCGCCGCCGTCCCCGGGCAGCGACCAGACCGCGAACCATCGCGTGCGCCGCCGCGGCTGAGATGACCGCGCTCCGCGTGCCCCAGCGGGCGGGACTCGTCCTCTCGCCCGACGACGGCGCAGCCGTCGCCGCCCGGGTCGTGGTCCGCTTTCACCTGCGCGCCTTCGCGCGCGTCGAGCCGGCCGCGCGGGCCGGCGAGGTCGAGCCGGTGCACCAGCTGCGGGTCGCCACGCGCCGGCTGCGCGCGGCGCTCCGGCTCTTCGCCCCCGTCCTGCCCGCACGCTTCGCCGCCGCGGCGCACCGCGACCTCGCCTGGCTCGCGACCGCGATCGGCGCCGTGCGCGACCTCCACGTCCTCGGCGAGACGTTGCGCAAGCAAGCGGCGCGGCTCGACCCGGAGCTGCGCCGGGCGGTCGGCCCGCTCGGCGTCGCGCTGCACGAGCAGCATGAGCGCACGCTCGCGGAGCTGGGCACGAGGCTCGACGGCAAGCGCGCCCGTCGCCTGCTCGAGCGGCTCGCCGCGTTCGCCGACTCGCCCGCCCCGGTCGGCCGTGGGCCGCGGCTGGGCGACGTCGCGGCCGACCTGATCCGCCCCCACGTGCGGGGGGTCGTGCGCGCCGGCCGCCGCCTCGGCCCTGACGCGGCACCTCCCGACCTGCATCGCCTCCGCGTCCGGGTGAAGCGGCTGCGCTACGCGCTCGAGACGCTGCGCAGCCTGGGCGACCGTTCGGTGCGCGAGGTCCTCGTACGCCTCGAGCGCCTGCAGGACACCCTCGGCAAGGGCCAGGACGCGGCCACGGCGATCGCCTGGCTGCGCGGCTACGCCGCGACCCGCGGAGTTCCGGCGGCATCGTTGCTGCCCGCCGGGGCGCTGATCCAGGCGCTGGCGCGCCGTGTGCGCAAGCAGCGCCGGCGCGGGCTCAAGGCCTGGCGGCGGTTCGAGCGCACCCGGCTCCTCGAGAGCGTGCTCAAGGAGCTGGCGGCCGAGGCGTCCCCGCCGCGGGAGGCGGCGCGCGCATGATGCTCTACGTGCTGCGCCACGGGGTCGCCGAGGAGGTCGGCCCCGAGGGCACCGACGGCTCGCGGCGGCTCACTCCGGCCGGCCGGCGGAAGCTGCGCGCGGTGGCGGCCGGCGTGCGCGGCCTGGGCCTCGCCTTCGACGCGATCCTGACCAGCCCGCTCGTGCGCGCCGCGGAGACCGCGGCCATCGTCGCGGAGGCCCTGCGCAACCAGCCCGTGCCGCGCGAGCTGGCCGCGCTCGAGCCGGGCGTCGCGCCGGTCGAGACCGTGCGCGCCCTGCGCGCCTTTGCGCGCCACGAGCACGTGGCCATCGTGGGCCACGAGCCCGGCCTGAGCGGCGTCGTGGCGCTCCTCCTGACCGGCTCGCCCGACGGGCTGAGGCTGGTCCTCAAGAAAGGCGGCCTGGTCGCCCTCGAGGTGCGCGATCCGGGGCGGGGCCGCGCCGCGACGCTGCACTGCATGCTCACGCCGCGCCAGCTCAGGCGGCTCGGGCGCTGAGCAGGCGCTACGCCGCGGCGGGAGCGGGCGACCGGCGCGCGCGCCGGCAGACGATGTGCACGCCGTACTGGCGCAGTGGCGCGAGGCGCGCGTCGACCGCCTCGAGGTCGGCCTGGTCGGCGCTCGGCGCAAGGCGGATCTCGATGCGTCCGCCCGCGCCGCGGCGGCGGACGTCGTCGACGATGAGCTCGGTCAGGTAGGGCGTCAGCGCACCGCTCCGGTAGAGGCGGCCGACCCGCACATGGATCAAAGGTGTTCTGCTCATGCGCCCGAGCCTAGTGCACGGACGTTGCGCACCCGGGTCGCCCGCATGAGGTGTTCGTGAACCCGCACGGCGCAGGGGGGGCGCACCAGGGGCGCCCCGCAGGATCTACCGTACTGAGCGAAGCGTCCCCGGTGCGTGCGTAAGGAGAGAGGACGGGGGGCGCGAACCGTAGCCCGCCCGCGTTGCTCCCCTGCGAAGGGAACATGAACAGTCGGCGTATTGCAGCCGGCGGGCCAAGGATTCACGCGCCGTTCACCGCCTCGCGACGGGGCCGCCATCCAGCCTGACGATCATGGTGGTGTATGCAGCATCCCGAGCCACGGCGCGGAGGAGGCGGCGACGGCTGCCTGGTCCGCACCTCCCAGTTCAGCGCGGGCCTCGCGTCGAGCGACCGCGAGGTCGAGGAGGGCCAGCGGCTGCGTTACCGCGTGTTCGCCGACGAGTTCGGCGCCTGCGTCCCGGGCGGGGCAAACGGCCTCGACCGCGACGACCTCGATCCATTCTGTCACCACCTCGTCGTGCGCGAGCGGCGGAGCGGCACGTTGGTCGGAA
The sequence above is a segment of the Deltaproteobacteria bacterium genome. Coding sequences within it:
- a CDS encoding pilus assembly protein; translated protein: MSRRPSLTGPERTREAKGRSRGQTLAEFGITISLLIVLILGIFQVGYLIYQQYVAINLAREGANLALREKSLDVVESAIRSARPDFDADTKLILSVVELGPPGGPTAGDPIITQRHVAGTLTGASVLGEPPPSSYGAGPTYTAKDLRDSSIRARAPLPNSLTIRQGQSVYVAEIYLKRRDITPLAGVQLPNSLYSVAYF
- a CDS encoding TIGR03617 family F420-dependent LLM class oxidoreductase; this encodes MKIDGGLMTTDLRDAARLAAHVERLGYDGLWTAEAGHDPYLPAAFAATATERITIGTNIAVAFPRSPLVHAQVAWDLQAASRGRFVLGLGTQVKGHNERRYSTPWLAPGPRLREMIQLIRHIWDVWQHGTRPGFEGKYYRFSLMTPFFSPAPLDCPLPQLYIAGLNPYVCRLAGELADGFHIHPFHSMKFIRESVLPNVEAGLEKASRRSEQVALATTAFVIAGKSRDEIERARAPVRQQISFYASTRTYIGVLEAHGWGETCYRLNEKAAQGDWAGMASLITDEMLEVYAVEGTYDEIPGLLKKKYGGVIDRLGFYAPVRPGTDDELWRRLIAACR
- a CDS encoding VWA domain-containing protein: MTIERVDDAREKGIALVYVGIFLVPILLCTGLAIDLGRGYLVRVALAKAVDAAALAAARNITADSATATAVANNIFNANFPPGFLGVSSLRNPPGLKFDIGSDGSHIITVSSTATLPTTFMRMAKFDTLTVSADATATRRLVDMSFVIDRSGSLLGAFPAVQAAAMEFVGKFDPEADRIALITFSSGTTLAEPMGSARGFVPAQIDADIAATKANGETATAEALYEAWDQLRAVPYGSQSGLRIVVLFTDGTPNSFPGKFQVMSPVPSGCSTSLWPRNPVFGTIGTSDYPKVPGNSSTTQYPDDKGLFDTYATGVTCVSPTDNRCGAYHSGVNGGLHKQNPCIPYLPNPLQSYHASHVSSGIPTSFPLWLPGQRSLDDPLSGGYPNNWWSANNAARNLAETIANAIRSDTDGLNRIRIYTLGLGDLLLAGTGSRLETGASILKRIANDPTSPDHNPDQLDGQFFYADKPDQLSLAFSKVHDEIFRLSQ
- a CDS encoding DUF47 domain-containing protein, which translates into the protein MATAPHKGFFARLLPASGGEQFFDLFEQHAERAREAAELLAAVLHDGADPEQQAVRVKAVEHQGDEITHTVIERLHQTFITPIDRGDIHELISRMDDVLDLIEASAERIALYGIRTMEPEARELAEVLKKAVVEMGAAVGTLRDLKDRPRLLAHCTEINRLENLGDQLLRRAVARLFREGADPIHVVKWKEIYDYLENAIDRCEDVANVIEGVALEYA
- a CDS encoding isoprenylcysteine carboxylmethyltransferase family protein, which translates into the protein MLASAGVVLHGWARRTLGPMWSGVVQVRAQHVLVERGPYRLVRHPIYLAGLLLAAGSFLAHPSPASACLGGGFAAGVVLKAWLEEHALRGVLGEEYTRYAARVPALIPWPRAPRHLRRAVSGTPR
- a CDS encoding inorganic phosphate transporter, coding for MLVLVLLILVALAFDFMNGFHDAANSIATIVSTRVLTPRAAVAWAAFFNFVAAFGFGVAVATTVGRGIVSPEVVDHAVIFAALVGAFLWDLITWRYGLPSSSSHALIAGLAGAGIAKAGFGVLLPAGLVKVVVFIVVSPLVGFLLGALFMLVIIRLVYRATPATIDRAFRRLQLVSAAGYSLGHGTNDAQKTMGIIAVLLFTSGYLGEKFYVPFWVILICHAAIALGTAFGGWRIVRTMGMRLTALQPVGGFCAETAGAIALLGSATFGIPVSTTHTITGAIVGVGSTRRFSAVRWGVAQSVVLAWILTIPCTAAMSALIYLPFRLG
- a CDS encoding Ppx/GppA family phosphatase, whose amino-acid sequence is MTSGHLRAHPMTDGTRLARVSSVRLAAIDVGSNSVHLVVADVSADGRVEVVDRVKEMVRLGRRTFTTGRLPRAAMDLAVGAVKTFARLARARRVVRVRAVATSAVREARNGLTFVRRLRRETGLPVKVITGAEEARLIFRAAQHALGLHGGPHLLLDLGGGSVELVLVHEGRPLWLRSLPLGAARLTERFLAGDSPTARQVERLEKHLKRELGPLLTSARHAGVARVIGTSGTVNTLVAMAAGARGQDPARLHGAHATAREVTRVRRRVLALPAGRRAELPGMDAKRVDLMPAAAVLVDLVLARTGAPQLMACAWALREGVLLDLAGVRRDPMAGAEYDRQRAVEALAARFVGANAHGRHVARLALALFDGTAAALGLPATARELLHHAALLHDIGHAIEHNRHHHHSCYLIRNAELVAFDPLEIEIMAQVARGHRKQIPKLADPELRVLPGAARRVVRALAALLRTADALDRTQFGVVRRLAVTLSRARLVIEVEADGDEAELDLWAADRRAELLGRLLDRPVVLRRTRRGAAALPQLRASGAS
- a CDS encoding pilus assembly protein, yielding MPTDTVRNHDPQPSARPTSTRRPRRAGSPRPAPGQALIETAIGIVLLLLLTFSVIDAGMLFFAYMTLQNGVTEATRSAVTGQQANTASNPTRNKDSIMRSMRNATPGLKIVDSEFDFRDVTHDTPGTGGPNDVIRVTVTHPYRLISPMLWPLVGKGGVINLAVSATMRNEPYPAS
- a CDS encoding polyphosphate kinase 2 family protein: MAHHRVPPRTRVRLDRIDPADTGKHADEGAARAKLGRDIARLAKLQDVLYAERRHAVLVVLQGMDTSGKDGTVKHVMNGVNPSGCEVVPFKVPTEEEAAHDFLWRAHRAAPRRGHITIFNRSHYEDVLVPRVHRTVPRAVVRQRYDQINGFERILAENGTLILKFFLHISKGEQRRRLLERLADPGKYWKFSAGDLKERALWDRYVTAYEKLLTRCSTRPAPWYVIPADHRWYRNLAVASALVAALEGLDSHYPPPALSPAQTRRLRAALGGR
- a CDS encoding peptide deformylase → MAVLKVARLGHPILRQVAEPVSPEAIGAPEIQRLIDDMFETMGDHDGAGLAAPQVHVSRRIVIYGVESNPRYPDAEPVPPTVLINPRLTPLTQDQEEDWEGCLSVPDLRGKVPRFTRVRVEGYGRDGKAVRFTAEGFHARVVQHECDHLDGKVYLDRMRSLETLTFLPEFQRYWLTRR